In the Alkaliphilus oremlandii OhILAs genome, one interval contains:
- a CDS encoding nucleoside phosphorylase — MVQPHIRCSKEDVSSMVIMPGDPKRVDRIGEFLEDVKEVSYNREFKTITGYYKGVKITATSTGIGGASAAIAIEEHVAIGAKYIIRVGSCGALQSHIQIGDLILPTSAIRDEGASKMYVESSYPASCDVELATIMIQKAKELNYNFYTGIVRSHDSFYIDDYEEVSKYWSQKNVLGSDMETATLFTLGSIRGIKVASILNNVVLFEENTASSINNLVDEGNAEMQGEENEIILALETLYEASKS, encoded by the coding sequence ATGGTACAGCCTCATATCAGATGCAGCAAGGAAGATGTTTCTTCTATGGTGATTATGCCAGGAGATCCCAAAAGAGTGGATCGAATTGGGGAATTTTTAGAAGATGTGAAAGAGGTAAGCTATAATCGAGAGTTTAAGACCATCACTGGATATTATAAAGGTGTGAAGATAACAGCCACATCCACTGGAATCGGCGGTGCATCTGCTGCCATTGCCATAGAAGAGCATGTGGCCATCGGCGCAAAATATATTATCAGAGTAGGAAGCTGCGGCGCCCTTCAGAGCCATATTCAGATTGGTGATTTGATTCTTCCAACTTCTGCGATTCGGGATGAAGGGGCCTCTAAAATGTATGTAGAATCCAGCTACCCTGCTTCCTGTGATGTAGAGCTGGCTACAATAATGATTCAAAAGGCCAAAGAGCTGAATTATAACTTTTATACAGGAATCGTTCGAAGTCATGATTCCTTCTATATCGATGATTACGAGGAGGTTTCTAAATATTGGAGCCAGAAAAATGTACTGGGTTCCGATATGGAAACGGCTACATTATTTACTCTTGGAAGTATTCGAGGAATCAAAGTAGCAAGCATTCTCAACAATGTTGTGTTATTCGAAGAAAATACTGCGTCAAGTATCAACAACCTAGTAGACGAAGGGAATGCTGAAATGCAGGGCGAGGAAAATGAAATTATTTTAGCCCTAGAGACCTTGTACGAAGCTTCAAAATCATAA
- a CDS encoding dihydrolipoyl dehydrogenase family protein, which translates to MKYDVIVIGSGIAGATFAKACRQYGKKVAVVEKEKLGGTAIATGCLPVKIHKDNVVGFLKARDLADSYHRTLDIDIQDVYERGYNRIAELQDFMKRDLDGIDLYFGDGVLLDQNTLKVGSHNLTTDHFIIATGTSPVIPNNARRAISHRELMGLKKLPKDLIIVGGGVEAVEIADIYAAYGVQVRMVVREEEILQETDQDLKQYLMKSLEQNQVEFYYGDDIVHTIEEQDSIHITTAKGHKIRGEYLLYTSIRSLNKVDGLMDLGVICDEHKIHIDGNLRTSVDNIYVIGDANGILGMAHVAYSQGIAVAKHLYAGKEVEMAYATLPRSIFGLKEISGIGKSEKDLKGQDYKVCKINLRDLYRGYGKDLDGFAKILHHDGKLLGYWVVSDYSSDLMADSALWFDQGCTLEKISKSLFINPSLSEVLPELYLKSIKGDE; encoded by the coding sequence GTGAAATATGATGTCATCGTAATCGGATCTGGAATCGCCGGAGCAACCTTTGCAAAGGCATGCCGTCAATACGGAAAAAAAGTTGCTGTGGTAGAAAAGGAAAAACTAGGTGGGACTGCAATCGCCACAGGCTGCCTTCCAGTAAAGATTCATAAGGATAACGTAGTTGGGTTTTTAAAAGCAAGGGATTTAGCAGATTCATACCATCGTACTTTAGATATCGATATCCAGGATGTGTATGAAAGAGGATACAATAGAATAGCAGAATTACAGGATTTTATGAAGAGAGACTTGGATGGTATTGATCTCTATTTTGGCGATGGCGTATTGCTGGATCAAAATACATTGAAGGTGGGTTCTCACAACCTGACTACAGATCATTTCATCATTGCTACAGGCACATCCCCAGTGATACCGAACAACGCCAGAAGAGCCATTAGCCATAGAGAATTAATGGGTCTTAAAAAATTGCCAAAGGATTTGATCATCGTAGGTGGGGGTGTAGAGGCAGTAGAAATTGCAGATATTTACGCTGCTTATGGGGTTCAAGTAAGGATGGTTGTAAGGGAAGAAGAAATCCTACAGGAAACTGACCAAGATTTAAAACAATATTTAATGAAAAGTCTAGAGCAGAATCAAGTGGAATTCTATTATGGTGATGACATTGTTCATACCATAGAAGAACAGGATAGCATCCATATTACAACGGCGAAGGGTCATAAAATTAGGGGAGAATATCTTTTGTATACTTCCATTCGATCCTTAAATAAGGTGGATGGACTGATGGACTTAGGTGTGATCTGTGATGAGCATAAGATCCATATCGATGGCAATTTAAGAACATCTGTGGATAACATTTATGTTATTGGTGATGCCAATGGTATATTAGGGATGGCCCATGTTGCATATAGCCAAGGAATCGCTGTGGCGAAACATTTATATGCAGGAAAAGAAGTAGAAATGGCATACGCTACACTGCCGAGAAGTATATTTGGATTGAAGGAAATATCAGGGATCGGTAAGAGTGAAAAGGATTTAAAAGGGCAAGACTATAAGGTTTGTAAAATTAATCTAAGGGATTTATATAGAGGTTATGGGAAAGACTTGGATGGCTTTGCTAAAATCCTGCATCATGATGGTAAATTGTTGGGATATTGGGTGGTTAGCGATTATTCCAGTGATTTAATGGCAGACAGTGCATTGTGGTTTGACCAAGGATGTACTTTAGAAAAAATATCAAAATCACTATTCATTAACCCTAGCTTATCAGAAGTATTACCTGAACTGTATTTAAAAAGTATAAAGGGGGATGAATAA
- a CDS encoding ABC transporter permease, with translation MKDIFNLSLLQNMIRTATPLVLAALGGLLTMQAGILNIGMEGMILLGAFFAVVGSYFFGSSAMGVALAVCSGILIGLLFGVFVIELKSDEFVIGVAINILGSGLTVFLLRTIFGVKGAFSSPKIIPLPDINIDFLSKVPFLDAIFNNHSIFVYISWILVIVVYIFLFKTPMGYWIRAAGESPQSLETAGINPKRMKYISSVLCGILCGFAGAHLSLGYLTLFTENMSANKGFIALSVIIFGASHPIKAFFAALLFGFFDALGIRLQSVGIPSQFTQMIPYIATIIVLFIVAQKTLQRRKHSEI, from the coding sequence ATGAAGGATATTTTTAACTTATCTTTATTACAAAATATGATAAGAACTGCAACACCGCTGGTATTGGCTGCATTAGGTGGACTTTTAACAATGCAGGCAGGGATTCTAAATATAGGAATGGAAGGAATGATCCTTTTAGGTGCCTTTTTTGCTGTGGTTGGGAGCTATTTCTTTGGAAGTTCAGCCATGGGTGTGGCACTGGCAGTTTGCTCTGGAATTTTAATCGGACTTTTATTTGGAGTTTTTGTAATTGAATTGAAATCCGATGAATTTGTTATCGGTGTTGCTATTAATATATTGGGCTCTGGTCTAACCGTATTTTTACTTCGAACCATATTTGGCGTAAAGGGTGCTTTTTCTTCTCCCAAGATTATCCCCCTACCAGATATTAATATCGACTTTTTATCAAAAGTACCATTTTTAGATGCGATTTTTAATAATCACTCCATCTTTGTCTATATCAGTTGGATTTTAGTAATCGTTGTATATATATTCTTATTTAAGACACCCATGGGGTATTGGATTAGAGCGGCGGGAGAAAGTCCGCAATCCTTAGAGACCGCAGGAATCAATCCAAAGCGAATGAAATATATCAGTTCTGTTCTTTGCGGCATCCTTTGCGGTTTTGCTGGTGCCCATTTATCCCTTGGATATTTGACGTTGTTCACAGAAAACATGAGTGCCAATAAAGGCTTTATCGCACTTTCCGTGATCATTTTTGGTGCTTCTCATCCAATCAAGGCCTTCTTTGCGGCCCTATTGTTTGGATTCTTCGATGCCCTCGGTATTCGTCTTCAAAGTGTGGGAATTCCGTCACAGTTTACGCAGATGATTCCGTATATTGCAACCATTATTGTTCTATTTATCGTTGCACAAAAAACATTGCAAAGGAGAAAGCATAGTGAAATATGA
- a CDS encoding ABC transporter permease, whose translation MKKLNIKIDGEYILSITGSILLALLLGAVIMVLNGKNPILGYGALITGAFGNKYAIATTLTKTVPLILTGLATAIAFMSGIFNIGGEGQLYLGAFAATYIGFTFKGLPAGIGIILAVLCSAVVGAALAYIPAILKVKFKIDEVIVCVMLNSIAMLFTGYLVNYPFKATDGSMGGSNLIADQYRFTRLVQVAKLNTSIIYAAMIAILIYYLVKKTSYGYNFRMIGENNVFSKYMGLSTEKYMIVAMLISGALCGVAGAFEVYGMHYRFLTNLSKGYAFDGMLISLIVKNSPVGIVIMSIFFAALKTGSVVMELETGISSELVAVIQALIILFMAGESGFKALFRRKKLSKKEA comes from the coding sequence ATGAAGAAATTAAATATTAAAATCGATGGAGAATATATCCTTTCGATTACAGGTTCCATATTGTTGGCCTTATTATTGGGTGCTGTCATTATGGTTCTCAATGGTAAAAATCCGATTCTAGGATATGGCGCACTGATTACCGGTGCCTTTGGAAATAAATATGCAATTGCTACAACCTTAACGAAAACAGTGCCGCTCATCTTAACGGGACTGGCAACAGCCATCGCCTTTATGTCGGGCATATTCAATATTGGTGGAGAAGGTCAATTATATTTAGGTGCTTTTGCTGCCACTTATATCGGTTTTACCTTTAAAGGGTTGCCTGCTGGCATTGGAATTATCTTAGCCGTCCTTTGTTCTGCCGTAGTCGGTGCAGCACTGGCCTATATCCCTGCCATATTGAAGGTGAAGTTTAAAATAGATGAAGTTATTGTTTGCGTTATGCTCAATAGTATTGCAATGCTGTTTACCGGATATTTAGTAAATTATCCTTTCAAAGCCACGGATGGTAGTATGGGAGGGTCCAATTTAATTGCAGATCAATATCGATTTACCAGATTGGTTCAGGTAGCAAAGCTGAATACCAGTATTATTTATGCGGCCATGATCGCTATTCTTATCTATTATTTAGTGAAGAAAACCTCCTATGGATATAATTTCAGAATGATTGGGGAAAATAACGTATTTTCTAAGTATATGGGACTTTCTACAGAAAAATATATGATTGTTGCCATGTTGATCTCTGGTGCCCTGTGTGGTGTGGCCGGCGCTTTTGAAGTATATGGGATGCATTATCGATTCTTAACGAATCTTTCCAAGGGATATGCCTTCGATGGGATGCTCATATCCTTAATCGTAAAAAACAGTCCTGTAGGAATCGTTATTATGTCTATCTTTTTTGCTGCTTTAAAGACAGGCTCCGTGGTGATGGAGTTGGAAACTGGAATATCATCAGAGCTTGTAGCGGTGATTCAGGCATTGATCATTCTATTTATGGCAGGAGAATCTGGATTTAAAGCGCTTTTTAGAAGAAAAAAACTCAGTAAAAAGGAGGCATAG
- a CDS encoding ABC transporter ATP-binding protein produces MAEPVIQLKNITKQFPGVLANDDISLEIKKGEVFAIVGENGAGKSTLMKIMYGLYKPTSGDVYIKGEKVQNFKPKTAIDKGIGMVHQHFMLVPSFTIAQNVVLGREIKKNGIFINEKEAIESTKRISEEYGLKVDPKIPVELVSVGVQQRVEILKTLYRGADILILDEPTAVLTPQETEELFVVIRKLVKEMGKTIIIITHKLNEVLAISDRVAVMRAGRLIGVNKTEEVDERILSEMMVGKEVLFDQLSKEDSQGERLIKVEDLKARDKRGFMALNGVSFEVRAGEVLGVAGIEGNGQTELIEAISGMIPVESGNIEILNINTTKLNPYEIRKVGVSHIAEDRMHTGLNTKATIMDNILMGSQHSETFAKKGIHLKQNVVRAFSKKLIQKFDIRTASENVKVENLSGGNMQKVVIAREFSFDSKVLLISQPTRGVDIGAIEFIHEEIIKKRNEGCGIILVSAELDEIFRLSDRIITMYDGKITGEFAAGEIDKSEVGYYMTGNRGRKVNHDEEIKY; encoded by the coding sequence ATGGCAGAACCTGTAATACAGTTAAAAAATATTACAAAGCAATTTCCCGGTGTGCTGGCAAACGATGATATATCCTTAGAGATTAAGAAAGGCGAAGTATTTGCCATCGTAGGAGAAAACGGTGCAGGAAAGTCAACGCTGATGAAAATTATGTACGGTCTTTATAAGCCGACTTCTGGCGATGTCTATATCAAAGGTGAAAAAGTACAGAACTTCAAACCGAAAACAGCCATCGATAAAGGAATTGGCATGGTACATCAGCATTTTATGTTGGTGCCATCTTTTACCATTGCACAAAATGTAGTATTAGGAAGAGAAATCAAAAAGAACGGTATTTTTATAAATGAAAAAGAAGCCATTGAAAGCACAAAAAGAATCAGTGAAGAATATGGATTGAAGGTGGATCCAAAGATTCCTGTAGAGCTGGTATCTGTGGGAGTTCAACAGCGGGTAGAAATATTAAAGACTTTATATAGAGGCGCAGATATTTTGATTTTGGACGAGCCAACGGCGGTGCTGACACCTCAAGAAACGGAGGAACTCTTTGTCGTCATCCGAAAACTGGTGAAGGAAATGGGAAAAACCATCATCATCATCACTCATAAGCTCAACGAAGTTTTAGCAATCTCTGATCGAGTAGCGGTCATGAGGGCAGGTAGGTTGATTGGCGTCAATAAGACCGAAGAGGTGGATGAAAGAATTTTATCGGAAATGATGGTTGGCAAAGAAGTCTTATTTGACCAACTGAGCAAGGAAGACAGCCAAGGAGAAAGACTGATCAAGGTAGAGGATTTAAAGGCGCGGGATAAAAGAGGATTTATGGCCTTAAATGGGGTTTCCTTTGAAGTGCGTGCAGGAGAAGTACTGGGCGTAGCAGGGATCGAAGGCAATGGACAGACAGAACTGATAGAGGCAATCAGCGGTATGATCCCTGTGGAGAGTGGAAATATCGAAATATTGAATATCAATACGACGAAATTAAATCCCTATGAAATTCGGAAAGTGGGGGTTTCTCATATTGCTGAGGACAGGATGCATACAGGTTTAAATACCAAGGCAACCATTATGGACAATATTTTAATGGGAAGTCAGCATAGTGAGACCTTTGCTAAAAAGGGAATTCATCTGAAGCAGAATGTGGTGAGAGCATTTTCTAAAAAACTCATCCAAAAGTTCGATATCAGAACGGCCAGTGAAAATGTGAAGGTAGAAAATCTTTCTGGCGGCAACATGCAGAAGGTTGTCATTGCTAGGGAGTTTTCTTTCGATTCCAAGGTCTTGTTGATATCTCAACCAACAAGAGGTGTGGACATCGGCGCCATAGAGTTTATTCATGAAGAAATCATAAAAAAACGAAATGAAGGCTGTGGGATTATTTTAGTATCTGCAGAGCTGGACGAAATTTTTAGGCTATCGGACCGAATCATTACCATGTATGACGGCAAAATTACAGGAGAATTTGCTGCTGGTGAAATCGATAAGAGTGAGGTCGGATATTATATGACAGGAAATAGGGGAAGAAAGGTGAACCATGATGAAGAAATTAAATATTAA
- a CDS encoding BMP family lipoprotein, with amino-acid sequence MKNKLVKVICLLMVAMLAFVGCSSNTGGNPSDNNGTDGAGKTKVGLVVSGGLGDRSFYDSSNEGLQSAIKNLGVEGKVLECKNDLALLSDQLVQASNYADIVVVVGFEFYDVIQEIAPQFPTKTYIYVDNAITGIDNIVSVQYKENEGSFLAGALGAMLSETDHIGMVGGVDLPVIRNFQVGYEEGAKFVNPEIKVDVIFAGDFEDPTKGKESAIAIYNKGADIVFHAAGKTGEGVFEAGKDLGKYAIGVDSDQRYINPDVIMYSMIKNVGLSVYETIENIINGSIKGGETLTYGIKENGIGIGYGTEDMKQFVTDEMKATLAEISEKIVSGEIKVTEVR; translated from the coding sequence ATGAAAAATAAGCTAGTTAAAGTAATATGCTTACTGATGGTTGCTATGCTTGCATTTGTAGGATGTTCCAGCAATACCGGTGGAAATCCATCGGATAACAATGGAACAGATGGGGCTGGTAAGACAAAGGTTGGCTTAGTGGTTTCTGGTGGACTGGGAGACCGTTCCTTCTACGATTCAAGTAATGAAGGATTACAGTCTGCAATCAAAAACTTAGGCGTAGAGGGTAAAGTTTTAGAATGTAAAAACGACCTTGCTTTGCTTTCTGACCAATTAGTACAAGCATCAAATTATGCGGACATTGTAGTGGTTGTTGGCTTTGAATTCTACGATGTGATTCAAGAGATTGCACCACAATTTCCTACAAAAACATATATTTATGTAGATAATGCAATTACTGGAATAGATAATATTGTATCTGTACAGTACAAGGAAAATGAAGGATCTTTCTTAGCTGGAGCATTGGGTGCAATGTTAAGTGAAACTGATCACATCGGTATGGTTGGTGGTGTTGATCTCCCAGTAATTCGAAACTTCCAGGTTGGTTACGAAGAAGGCGCAAAATTTGTTAATCCAGAGATTAAAGTGGATGTTATTTTTGCAGGAGACTTTGAAGATCCAACGAAGGGTAAGGAATCTGCGATTGCGATTTACAATAAAGGTGCAGATATTGTATTCCATGCTGCTGGAAAAACTGGCGAAGGTGTATTTGAAGCTGGAAAAGACCTTGGTAAATATGCAATTGGTGTAGACTCCGACCAAAGATATATCAATCCAGATGTTATTATGTACAGCATGATAAAGAATGTAGGACTTTCTGTTTATGAAACCATCGAAAATATAATCAACGGTTCTATCAAAGGTGGAGAAACCTTAACCTATGGAATCAAAGAAAATGGAATCGGTATTGGATACGGTACTGAGGATATGAAGCAATTCGTTACAGATGAAATGAAAGCAACATTAGCTGAAATATCTGAAAAAATTGTAAGCGGAGAAATCAAAGTAACAGAAGTTAGATAA
- a CDS encoding Crp/Fnr family transcriptional regulator produces MHKSDGDKNKEILDHVFRYKNKEDWKVFHYAKNEVICYQGDVYPYFYVILEGRANIYHTSERGKSYSQSVYREGNYFGELEIFDLKPYVCQIEALEDMTVMRLGRDLFLKWIQEDKEVNLYILRSICDNFYYLSEKAIKDTLYSLKYRVCGYILEELKRSSSDEVEISKKYLSEHFVVTQRSINRVLKELAEKHLILNGENTIKILNVEGIRDEIEREKIL; encoded by the coding sequence ATGCATAAATCAGACGGTGATAAAAATAAAGAAATATTGGACCACGTCTTTCGATATAAAAATAAAGAGGATTGGAAGGTCTTTCACTATGCTAAGAATGAGGTTATATGTTATCAAGGTGATGTATACCCATATTTTTATGTGATTCTAGAGGGAAGAGCAAACATATATCATACTTCTGAGCGAGGAAAGAGTTATTCCCAAAGCGTATACCGAGAAGGCAATTACTTTGGTGAACTAGAGATATTTGATTTAAAGCCCTATGTATGCCAAATAGAGGCATTAGAGGACATGACCGTAATGCGACTGGGAAGGGATCTATTCTTAAAGTGGATACAGGAAGATAAGGAAGTAAACCTCTATATTTTAAGGTCCATCTGTGACAATTTTTATTATTTATCGGAAAAAGCCATCAAGGATACGCTGTATTCTCTGAAATATAGAGTGTGTGGCTATATCCTAGAAGAATTGAAAAGAAGCAGTAGCGATGAAGTGGAAATCAGCAAGAAATACTTAAGTGAACATTTTGTAGTGACTCAGCGGAGTATTAATCGCGTACTGAAGGAATTGGCAGAGAAGCATTTGATCCTAAATGGTGAGAATACTATTAAAATCTTAAATGTTGAGGGCATTCGAGATGAAATAGAGCGAGAGAAAATACTCTAA
- the glmM gene encoding phosphoglucosamine mutase — MGKLFGTDGVRGIANRDLTPELAYQLGRIGAYVLNKDNNKRAKVAIGKDTRISGDLLESAMTAGFLSMGVDVISLGVLPTPAVAYLTRHLKADFGVVISASHNPAEYNGIKFFNREGYKLPDEVEEQIEAYILNNRDVDIRMEGKDVGTVTVDEKSIEEYTDFLKTTLDRDFKGLKIAVDAGNGAAYRSAPKLLKELGAEVILINDTPDGMNINKGCGSTNPEVIGALVKEVGADIGISFDGDADRLIAVDENGEVVDGDHIMAICGICLKKQGKLKNDVIVGTVMSNIGLEIAMKEYGCNVVKTKVGDRYVLEEMVQGGYCLGGEQSGHVIFLDYNTTGDGLLTAIQLIATMKAENKKLSELAKVMTSYPQVLVNAKVKNENKEVYQNDAIIMQSITAIENKLAGEGRVLIRPSGTEPLVRVMLEGKNQEELNVLATDLAKLIEQRLN, encoded by the coding sequence ATGGGGAAATTGTTTGGAACGGATGGGGTTCGAGGAATTGCAAACAGAGATTTAACGCCGGAGCTGGCATATCAATTGGGGCGTATCGGCGCTTACGTTTTGAATAAAGACAATAATAAAAGAGCAAAGGTAGCCATTGGAAAGGATACTCGAATCTCAGGAGATTTATTAGAATCTGCCATGACTGCTGGATTTCTGTCCATGGGCGTGGATGTTATTTCTTTAGGGGTTCTACCAACACCTGCCGTTGCGTATTTAACCAGACATTTAAAGGCAGACTTTGGTGTAGTGATTTCAGCGTCCCATAACCCTGCAGAATACAATGGAATTAAATTCTTTAATAGAGAAGGATATAAGCTTCCAGACGAAGTTGAAGAACAGATCGAAGCGTATATTTTAAATAATAGAGATGTGGACATTCGAATGGAAGGCAAGGATGTCGGTACAGTGACTGTGGATGAAAAGAGTATTGAAGAATATACAGACTTTCTAAAGACCACTTTAGACCGTGACTTTAAAGGATTAAAAATTGCTGTGGATGCTGGAAATGGAGCAGCCTATCGATCGGCACCAAAATTATTAAAAGAATTGGGTGCGGAAGTGATCCTTATAAACGATACGCCGGATGGTATGAATATCAATAAGGGCTGTGGTTCTACAAACCCTGAGGTCATTGGTGCATTGGTTAAAGAAGTAGGCGCGGATATTGGAATCTCCTTTGATGGAGATGCAGATCGCTTAATTGCTGTAGATGAAAATGGAGAAGTGGTAGATGGCGATCATATTATGGCCATTTGCGGTATTTGCTTAAAGAAACAAGGAAAATTAAAAAATGATGTTATTGTAGGAACTGTAATGAGCAATATTGGACTTGAAATTGCTATGAAAGAGTACGGATGTAACGTGGTAAAAACAAAGGTTGGAGATCGATATGTACTGGAAGAAATGGTCCAAGGTGGATACTGTCTCGGCGGTGAGCAATCCGGTCACGTTATTTTCCTAGACTACAACACGACGGGCGATGGGCTTTTAACTGCCATTCAACTGATTGCCACCATGAAGGCGGAGAACAAAAAATTGTCGGAATTGGCTAAGGTAATGACCTCCTATCCTCAAGTGTTGGTCAATGCCAAGGTGAAAAATGAAAATAAAGAAGTCTATCAAAATGATGCTATCATCATGCAGTCAATTACAGCAATTGAAAATAAATTGGCTGGAGAAGGTAGAGTCTTGATTCGACCATCGGGAACAGAACCCTTAGTAAGGGTAATGCTGGAAGGGAAGAATCAAGAGGAGCTTAACGTATTGGCAACGGATCTTGCAAAGTTAATCGAACAGAGATTAAATTAA
- a CDS encoding protein adenylyltransferase SelO, with the protein MEKKENIEMGWNLEHSYATLPKIFFANAKPASAPLPKLVVFNHKLAEALGFNVREIENESLAHLFAGNRLPEGAAPIAQAYAGHQFGHFTMLGDGRAVLLGEQMTPLGERLDIQLKGAGRTKYSRGGDGRAVLGPMLREYIISEAMHGLGIPTTRSLAVVTTGESVVRERFLQGAVLARVASSHIRVGTFQYAATWGKEQDLKALADYTIKRHFSNENIHGNPYAHLLDEVIKRQAMLIAQWQLVGFIHGVMNTDNMAISGETIDYGPCAFMDVYHPSTVFSSIDVHGRYAYGNQPKIALWNLIKFAETLLPLLHENQEQAVEVAQNSISRFNALYEKNWADGMRRKLGLFSKEENDEHLIHELLRIMEKYSADYTNTFIALTFDNMKDTAMFESEEFAQWHTLWKARLEGQKESKEDAHGLMRNNNPTVIPRNHRVEEALDAAENNRDYSKMENLLKVLSSPYEYSKEHEAYAVLPPPSAQPYRTFCGT; encoded by the coding sequence ATGGAGAAAAAAGAAAATATAGAAATGGGATGGAATTTAGAACATAGCTATGCAACTTTGCCCAAGATATTTTTTGCCAATGCCAAACCGGCTTCTGCCCCTTTACCGAAGCTGGTTGTCTTTAATCATAAATTGGCAGAGGCTTTAGGTTTCAATGTTAGGGAGATAGAAAATGAAAGTTTAGCCCATCTGTTTGCTGGAAATCGACTTCCAGAAGGTGCAGCTCCTATTGCACAGGCCTATGCAGGTCATCAATTCGGTCATTTCACCATGCTAGGAGATGGTCGAGCAGTATTGCTTGGCGAACAGATGACGCCTTTGGGTGAACGATTGGATATTCAACTGAAGGGCGCTGGAAGAACGAAATATTCTCGTGGGGGAGATGGCAGAGCGGTACTGGGTCCTATGTTGAGAGAATATATCATCAGTGAAGCGATGCACGGTCTTGGCATTCCCACCACCCGAAGCTTAGCAGTAGTGACCACTGGCGAATCTGTTGTCCGAGAAAGATTTTTACAAGGCGCTGTCTTGGCAAGAGTGGCTTCCAGCCATATACGGGTGGGAACCTTCCAATATGCTGCAACATGGGGAAAGGAGCAGGATTTAAAAGCTTTAGCGGACTATACAATAAAGAGACATTTTTCTAATGAGAATATCCATGGCAATCCCTATGCACATCTTCTTGATGAGGTCATAAAACGACAGGCCATGTTAATTGCTCAATGGCAGTTGGTTGGTTTTATTCATGGTGTCATGAACACGGACAACATGGCCATCAGTGGAGAAACCATCGATTATGGTCCCTGTGCCTTTATGGATGTATATCATCCTTCTACTGTATTTAGCTCCATCGATGTCCACGGTAGATATGCCTATGGCAATCAGCCGAAGATTGCCCTGTGGAATCTAATTAAATTTGCAGAAACCCTATTGCCATTGCTCCATGAGAATCAAGAGCAGGCTGTAGAAGTCGCCCAAAATTCAATTTCAAGATTCAACGCTCTATATGAGAAAAACTGGGCGGATGGTATGCGGAGAAAGCTGGGCCTATTCAGTAAAGAGGAGAACGATGAACACTTGATCCATGAACTTTTAAGGATCATGGAAAAGTACAGTGCCGATTATACCAACACCTTTATTGCTTTGACTTTTGACAATATGAAGGATACAGCTATGTTTGAAAGTGAAGAATTTGCTCAGTGGCATACGCTATGGAAAGCAAGATTAGAAGGACAGAAAGAATCGAAGGAAGATGCCCATGGACTGATGAGAAACAACAATCCAACGGTCATCCCACGAAACCATCGGGTGGAGGAGGCATTGGATGCAGCTGAGAATAATAGAGATTATAGCAAAATGGAAAATTTATTGAAGGTGCTTTCCAGTCCCTATGAATATTCTAAAGAACATGAGGCCTACGCCGTATTGCCACCCCCATCGGCACAGCCTTATCGTACCTTCTGTGGTACATAA